Genomic window (Planktothrix serta PCC 8927):
TCCAATGTCTTTCGGGAGTTGTAATATACAAAACTTCGCAGATTTTTTGCAGGAAAACAGGTGTTTTTTGGGCTCTGATCGGTTGATGTCTCCAGCAAACATGAACTCCTGCGATCGCTACACCTAATAATGTTCCGATCGGAGAAATTGCCCAAAATACAGGGATAAAAATACAATAGGGTAAAAAAGCCATAAATCCTGATAAGAGAACTCTAGGCTTTTTCTGGACAAGGGCATAATAAATAAAACTGCGGTTAGGACTGTGATGAATCAAAGCATGGTATTTACCAAAAATATGTTCGGGAACATGGTAAAAGAATGTTGCTATAAAGTCTGCCGACAGCAGAAACAGTACAAACACTAAAAAAACCTTAAAATTAGCCATATTTCACTCCTCATGCGCTACCCTAAACCATAAGGATTTAAGATTAAATTAGCTTAATCTTTAGGTTAAATTTAATCTAAGCGTATTCAGCAAAAATCATCAGGTTTTTAAATATTACTTTTTCTAAAAAACTGAGAATTTTTGTAAAACAGATTG
Coding sequences:
- a CDS encoding sterol desaturase family protein yields the protein MANFKVFLVFVLFLLSADFIATFFYHVPEHIFGKYHALIHHSPNRSFIYYALVQKKPRVLLSGFMAFLPYCIFIPVFWAISPIGTLLGVAIAGVHVCWRHQPIRAQKTPVFLQKICEVLYITTPERHWKHHQNYRVAYGDIFTFYDQPAQKWYKILVQVKKKCRSYFNLI